The Streptomyces sp. NBC_01689 genome includes a window with the following:
- a CDS encoding FAD-binding and (Fe-S)-binding domain-containing protein, with product MKKLLGPNVPAIGRPPGLPQPDAISAAHAGGTPGELKRDLVGLLGESQVLHRISDLVRYASDASPYRYLPQVVVQPRNVYDLQKLFGYCRRSGRHATFRAGGTSLNGQAQSDDILIDVREHWSGMVVEGDGARLRVRPGTILGHAAAALRRHGRRLGPDPASSDVATIGGVLANNAGGMRCTLERNAYHTVASLTFVLPSGTVIDTAAPDAEARFASAEPELASGLTELRNQLLADCELTGRVRHKFSIRNTTGYTLAALLDSDTPLEIFRRLLIGSEGTLAFIAEAVINTLPAPTTATVTWISLPSVNEAVALVPGLVNLGAEAVELMVAPALTAAAQAFPHTPEYWKTLDPESAALLVEFTGNSTADLDQAEARVAELVDGANLLAPLAFTRDQELIELDWRIREGLLGLVSQLRPKGTAVVNEDVCFPPARVAEGASDLHGLLTKHGFLPGVAGHAAYGNLHFTLTPKLADPADRDRYAAFMSDLVELVIDKYDGSLKAEHGTGINMAPFVRHEWGDKATEIMWRIKELADPKGVLAPNVILTEDNDIHLKSFKSTPDIEDVATHCIECGYCEAVCPSRNVTTTPRQRIALRREMARQPGGSALLVQLLAEYQYDGIETCAVDGTCAIPCPVNINTGALIKEFRCTEATEQRERIALRIAELWRTVEELARAAMSAADIIQRTVGSKVLTELTAGVRLAISNDLMPAVPGPMPRAAMGKLPKTQREGAAAVYFPACVNRIFGRDPGMPRHPPLPQALIDVSARAGKQLWIPDDVTGKCCSTPWSSKGYTRGHKWMAATTCDALWAWSGQGTLPVVIDAASCTNGLLDDVKNYLDDERRWRLDQIHLLDSIQWCSDLLPQLTVVRRVNRAAVHPTCSTQHLGLNEALVAIVEQLAEEVLVPIGATCCGTAGDRGLLHPELVVSATRDEKVVLDQCPADAYLSANRTCEMGMRHATGRPYESFIFLLEELTRPSVNQ from the coding sequence GTGAAGAAGCTTCTGGGCCCGAACGTCCCCGCTATCGGGCGCCCGCCGGGCCTCCCTCAGCCGGACGCCATCAGCGCGGCGCATGCGGGTGGTACGCCTGGAGAACTGAAGCGCGATCTTGTGGGGCTGCTCGGCGAAAGCCAGGTGCTCCACCGCATCTCGGACCTCGTCAGGTACGCCTCCGACGCCAGTCCATACCGCTACCTGCCTCAGGTCGTCGTCCAGCCACGCAACGTCTACGACCTGCAGAAGCTATTCGGATACTGCCGCCGGAGCGGCCGGCATGCCACTTTCCGTGCTGGAGGGACAAGCCTCAACGGCCAAGCTCAATCCGATGACATCCTGATCGACGTCCGCGAACACTGGAGCGGCATGGTCGTGGAGGGTGACGGCGCGCGCCTGCGGGTACGACCGGGTACGATCCTCGGGCACGCTGCGGCAGCACTTCGTCGGCACGGTCGGCGCCTTGGGCCGGATCCTGCCTCGTCAGACGTTGCCACGATCGGTGGGGTTCTTGCCAACAACGCTGGCGGCATGCGCTGCACACTGGAGCGCAACGCCTACCACACGGTGGCGTCGCTGACCTTTGTTCTGCCGTCCGGTACGGTCATTGACACTGCGGCACCTGATGCTGAGGCACGATTCGCTTCGGCGGAACCCGAACTGGCCTCCGGTCTTACCGAATTGCGCAATCAACTGCTTGCCGACTGCGAGCTCACCGGGCGCGTGCGCCACAAGTTCTCCATCCGCAACACCACTGGGTACACCCTGGCGGCCCTACTCGACAGCGACACACCGCTCGAGATCTTCCGACGGCTACTCATTGGCTCAGAGGGGACCCTTGCCTTTATCGCTGAGGCAGTGATCAACACCCTGCCAGCGCCCACTACGGCCACAGTCACCTGGATCTCGCTTCCCTCTGTGAATGAAGCTGTCGCCCTGGTGCCGGGGCTCGTGAACCTCGGCGCCGAAGCCGTCGAACTCATGGTGGCGCCTGCCCTTACCGCTGCGGCTCAGGCTTTCCCCCACACTCCCGAGTACTGGAAGACCCTTGACCCAGAGTCGGCGGCCTTGCTGGTCGAGTTCACCGGCAACAGCACCGCTGACCTTGACCAAGCGGAAGCACGCGTCGCGGAACTTGTCGATGGTGCCAATCTGCTCGCTCCGTTGGCCTTCACCCGAGACCAGGAGCTCATCGAGCTCGACTGGCGAATCCGCGAGGGCTTGCTCGGCCTAGTCAGTCAACTGCGCCCGAAAGGCACCGCCGTGGTTAACGAGGACGTTTGCTTTCCCCCTGCCCGCGTGGCCGAGGGCGCGAGCGACCTGCACGGCCTTCTGACCAAGCACGGCTTCCTGCCAGGAGTCGCCGGGCATGCCGCATACGGAAATCTTCATTTCACCCTCACTCCGAAGCTGGCCGACCCTGCCGACCGTGACAGATATGCCGCCTTCATGTCCGACCTCGTAGAGCTTGTTATCGACAAGTACGACGGATCACTCAAAGCCGAGCATGGAACCGGTATCAACATGGCCCCGTTCGTGCGTCACGAATGGGGCGACAAGGCGACCGAGATTATGTGGCGCATCAAAGAGCTCGCTGATCCAAAAGGAGTTCTTGCACCCAACGTCATCCTCACCGAAGATAATGATATTCATCTAAAGTCTTTCAAGTCGACGCCTGACATCGAAGACGTCGCGACGCATTGCATCGAATGCGGCTACTGTGAAGCCGTTTGTCCGAGTCGTAACGTCACCACCACTCCACGTCAGCGCATCGCGCTGCGCCGAGAAATGGCACGACAACCGGGGGGATCGGCGCTGCTCGTGCAACTGCTGGCCGAGTACCAGTACGACGGAATCGAGACCTGCGCCGTCGACGGCACTTGCGCCATCCCGTGCCCTGTCAACATCAACACCGGGGCGCTGATCAAGGAGTTCCGGTGCACTGAGGCGACAGAACAGCGCGAGAGGATCGCGCTGAGAATCGCCGAACTATGGAGAACAGTAGAGGAACTTGCCCGCGCAGCCATGAGCGCAGCCGACATTATCCAACGGACGGTCGGCTCGAAGGTACTCACGGAGCTGACAGCCGGGGTACGGCTCGCGATCAGCAATGACCTCATGCCGGCGGTGCCAGGCCCTATGCCACGTGCCGCGATGGGCAAACTGCCCAAGACGCAGCGTGAGGGGGCAGCAGCCGTATACTTCCCGGCCTGTGTCAATCGTATATTCGGTCGTGACCCTGGAATGCCTCGACATCCCCCTTTGCCGCAGGCCCTGATCGACGTCTCGGCACGAGCGGGCAAGCAGTTGTGGATTCCTGACGACGTGACCGGTAAATGCTGCTCCACGCCGTGGAGCAGCAAGGGCTACACCCGTGGGCACAAGTGGATGGCGGCTACTACCTGCGATGCTCTTTGGGCGTGGAGCGGACAGGGCACGCTGCCCGTGGTGATTGATGCCGCCTCATGCACCAATGGCCTGCTCGACGACGTGAAGAACTACCTTGACGACGAGCGTCGATGGCGACTGGACCAAATCCACCTTCTTGATTCGATTCAGTGGTGCTCCGACCTGCTCCCGCAATTGACTGTCGTCAGGCGCGTTAACCGGGCGGCTGTGCATCCGACCTGCTCGACGCAGCATCTGGGCCTCAATGAGGCCCTGGTGGCCATCGTCGAGCAACTTGCTGAGGAGGTCCTCGTGCCAATCGGCGCCACCTGCTGTGGCACAGCTGGCGACCGCGGACTCCTCCATCCTGAGCTCGTCGTGTCCGCAACACGGGACGAGAAGGTCGTACTAGACCAGTGTCCGGCGGATGCCTATCTCTCGGCGAACCGCACCTGCGAGATGGGAATGCGTCACGCTACCGGCCGTCCCTACGAGTCGTTCATCTTTCTTCTTGAAGAGCTCACCCGCCCATCAGTCAACCAGTAG
- a CDS encoding IS5 family transposase (programmed frameshift): protein MGRGTWSWIVPDGLWEIAEPLIPPSKVRPQGGGTQDTPDETLFAAIIYVLVSGCAWRALPPCFGISKSTAHRRFLIWSRAGVWGRLHEEILHRLDDAGLLDLSRVVLDSAHVRAKKGGELTGPSPVDRGKPGSKMHVLSDANGLPTVVGLSAANTHDSLALKPMIMGHQTRHDPHRGRYFKPRRLHADKAYDIPHLRKWLWGKHIGVRIARKGIESSERLGRRRWVIERTMSWLTGYRRLNHRYERHPRNYLAFLGLAAALCCYKKLVRLTT from the exons ATGGGGCGGGGTACGTGGAGTTGGATTGTTCCGGACGGGCTGTGGGAGATCGCGGAACCGCTGATCCCGCCGTCGAAGGTGCGGCCGCAGGGCGGCGGGACGCAGGACACGCCTGATGAGACGCTGTTCGCGGCGATCATCTATGTGCTGGTCAGTGGGTGCGCCTGGCGGGCTCTGCCGCCGTGCTTCGGGATATCGAAGTCGACCGCGCACCGCCGGTTCCTGATCTGGTCGCGGGCGGGTGTGTGGGGCCGGCTGCACGAGGAGATCCTGCACCGCCTGGACGACGCCGGCCTGCTCGACCTCTCCCGAGTCGTCCTCGACTCCGCCCACGTGCGGGCGAAAAAAG GGGGCGAACTCACAGGTCCGAGCCCCGTGGACCGGGGTAAGCCGGGTTCCAAGATGCACGTTCTGTCGGACGCGAACGGACTGCCCACCGTCGTCGGACTCTCGGCAGCCAACACCCACGACAGCCTCGCCCTCAAGCCCATGATCATGGGTCACCAAACGAGACACGACCCCCACCGCGGCCGGTACTTCAAACCCCGACGTCTCCACGCAGACAAGGCCTACGACATTCCCCACCTGCGAAAATGGCTGTGGGGAAAGCACATCGGTGTCCGTATCGCCCGCAAAGGGATCGAGTCCAGCGAACGATTGGGGCGCCGACGATGGGTCATCGAACGGACCATGTCCTGGCTCACCGGCTACCGCAGACTCAACCACCGATACGAACGCCACCCCCGCAACTACCTGGCCTTCCTCGGCCTTGCTGCCGCCCTCTGCTGCTACAAAAAGCTCGTTCGCCTCACCACGTAG
- a CDS encoding helix-turn-helix domain-containing protein, with protein MRDEYQWTSATAVPSVTDWIHAFTALHGASEITVPDRTTPWTGQLDSQQSARYAIALCRGGQETVTRNARHISSDPRGNCELLIPLAGAAWVEQGSSSGEISAGAMAFCDMDRPLTFAHDDDFLSIALIVPAREVAHRSPVAVREPQMLRADSGLGRVIRTMVTTLQEERELLSEATFDLACERLLDLVCLAVEGASDTAPAGQRATVEVEIRRYIRRHASDEDLDTTVIARALGWSARYIQHVLQAAGTTSRELIRRERLELARARLASAHWAGHSVAHIAYSCGFGSHASFSTAFRLEFGMTPREARSNALPQSDLG; from the coding sequence ATGCGGGACGAGTACCAGTGGACGTCGGCTACGGCGGTGCCATCCGTAACTGACTGGATTCATGCGTTCACTGCTTTGCATGGTGCGAGCGAGATCACGGTGCCGGATCGCACTACGCCGTGGACAGGGCAGCTTGACTCTCAGCAGTCTGCGAGGTACGCCATCGCCCTGTGCCGCGGCGGTCAGGAGACCGTTACCCGGAACGCTCGGCACATCTCTTCTGACCCTCGTGGCAACTGCGAGCTACTCATTCCCTTGGCGGGTGCCGCGTGGGTGGAGCAGGGGTCTTCGTCCGGAGAGATCAGTGCCGGCGCCATGGCGTTCTGCGACATGGACCGGCCGCTGACTTTTGCCCACGATGACGACTTTCTGTCGATCGCTCTGATCGTTCCTGCTCGAGAGGTGGCTCATCGCAGTCCTGTCGCCGTCCGTGAGCCTCAGATGCTCAGGGCAGACAGCGGTTTGGGACGGGTCATCCGAACCATGGTGACCACCCTGCAGGAGGAGCGTGAGTTGCTGTCCGAGGCGACCTTTGATCTCGCTTGCGAACGCCTCCTCGACCTCGTATGCCTGGCTGTGGAAGGTGCGAGCGATACCGCGCCGGCAGGGCAGCGGGCGACGGTCGAGGTCGAGATTCGTCGCTACATCCGACGTCATGCGTCTGATGAGGACCTCGACACCACCGTCATCGCACGCGCTCTCGGCTGGTCTGCCCGCTACATTCAGCACGTGTTGCAGGCTGCGGGCACGACTTCGCGCGAGCTCATCCGCCGTGAACGGTTGGAACTGGCCCGGGCGCGATTGGCGAGCGCTCATTGGGCAGGGCACTCGGTCGCTCACATCGCGTATTCCTGCGGATTCGGCAGTCATGCGTCCTTCAGCACCGCTTTCCGTCTCGAATTCGGCATGACTCCTCGGGAAGCCCGATCTAATGCGCTTCCTCAATCGGATTTAGGCTAA
- a CDS encoding transposase domain-containing protein, translating into MASSASDLSGLGLLTWVYPPGLVDRVVAACGRAEQRRRLLPARLVVYFVLGLALFSPAPYLEVMRHLVAGLRGLGLLGDWHVPAKSSLFRARQPLGFEPLQVLFAATAKPMADEGTSGAFWRGLRVLAVDGTCWDVADTEANQAAFGRPGSGRGAMRSAFVQVRMAALVEVGSHAVLDAELAGCPRTLNQPCITYGKSSPRPVTVSVRTERVSRRPCPASRS; encoded by the coding sequence GTGGCTTCGAGCGCGTCGGATTTATCGGGTCTTGGTCTGCTGACGTGGGTGTATCCGCCGGGGTTGGTGGACCGGGTGGTGGCCGCGTGTGGTCGTGCGGAGCAACGCAGACGGCTGCTTCCTGCGCGGTTGGTGGTGTATTTCGTTCTCGGGCTGGCGCTGTTTTCGCCTGCTCCGTATCTCGAAGTCATGCGGCATCTGGTCGCGGGGCTGCGAGGGCTGGGACTGCTGGGCGACTGGCATGTCCCGGCGAAGTCTTCGCTGTTCAGAGCCCGGCAACCGCTCGGCTTTGAACCGCTTCAGGTGTTGTTCGCGGCGACTGCGAAGCCGATGGCTGACGAGGGGACGTCGGGCGCGTTCTGGCGGGGTCTGCGGGTGCTGGCGGTCGACGGAACCTGCTGGGACGTCGCCGACACGGAAGCCAACCAGGCCGCTTTCGGGCGTCCCGGCAGTGGCCGCGGGGCAATGCGCAGTGCGTTTGTCCAGGTGCGGATGGCGGCGCTGGTGGAAGTGGGCAGCCATGCCGTGCTGGATGCGGAACTCGCCGGCTGCCCCAGGACTTTGAATCAGCCCTGCATCACGTACGGGAAGTCCAGCCCGAGACCGGTGACGGTGAGCGTGCGCACCGAACGGGTCTCGCGCCGCCCGTGTCCCGCCTCGCGGTCGTAG
- a CDS encoding ISAs1 family transposase, with the protein MCRQSATVCLTKSPTAAQRGLSGVAERLAVLRDPRDRRGRRHSLVSVLLTACCAVLAGARSYLAVGQWARHAPLDALARLGVHAAGPLGVRRAPSSSTIRRLLTLVCPGGLADLLGCDPAGARHLAVDGKAARGSRTDTGPAAHLLSAVLEGGRTVSQLRVPNKTTEVTGFTKLLAPFDLAGVVVTADALHTHRDHARWLVEAKKAHYLLVVKRNQPTLHDALRSLPWKEVTARRYDREAGHGRRETRSVRTLTVTGLGLDFPYVMQG; encoded by the coding sequence ATGTGCCGCCAGTCTGCCACTGTCTGCCTGACCAAGTCGCCCACTGCCGCCCAGCGCGGCCTGAGCGGTGTCGCCGAACGGCTGGCCGTTCTTCGCGATCCGCGGGATCGGCGGGGACGGCGCCATTCGCTGGTATCGGTCCTGCTCACCGCCTGCTGCGCGGTGCTCGCCGGGGCTCGCTCCTATCTGGCCGTGGGCCAGTGGGCCCGCCACGCGCCCCTGGATGCACTCGCCCGCCTCGGCGTGCACGCCGCCGGCCCGCTGGGCGTGCGCCGCGCGCCGTCGAGCTCGACCATCCGCCGCCTCCTGACCCTGGTATGTCCTGGCGGGCTTGCCGACCTGCTCGGATGCGATCCCGCGGGCGCCCGGCACCTGGCCGTGGACGGCAAGGCCGCCCGCGGCTCGCGCACGGACACCGGCCCGGCCGCCCATCTGCTCTCCGCCGTCCTGGAAGGCGGACGCACCGTCAGCCAGCTACGGGTGCCGAACAAAACCACCGAGGTCACCGGCTTCACGAAGCTGCTGGCCCCCTTCGACCTGGCCGGGGTCGTGGTGACCGCCGACGCCCTGCACACCCACCGTGACCACGCCAGATGGCTGGTGGAGGCGAAGAAGGCGCACTACCTGCTCGTCGTCAAGCGGAACCAGCCGACGCTGCACGACGCATTGCGCTCGTTGCCGTGGAAGGAGGTGACCGCACGCCGCTACGACCGCGAGGCGGGACACGGGCGGCGCGAGACCCGTTCGGTGCGCACGCTCACCGTCACCGGTCTCGGGCTGGACTTCCCGTACGTGATGCAGGGCTGA
- a CDS encoding SDR family NAD(P)-dependent oxidoreductase translates to MPKTIIITGASDGIGAAGARLLHQEGHQVVIVGRSQQKTSNVAAELNADHFLADFTSLADVRKVAAELNATYPRIDVLVNNAGGIFGDRDKTRDGFEKTLQVNHLAPFLLTNLLMDKLISSKASVIQTSSVGARLFGKLDIDDLETDNGFTAHRAYGTAKLENILFTKEIHARYASRGVSAAAFHPGAVASNFAAGSKSFMRRIYGNPLSRLFMISPEKGASQLVWLAATTPGTDWQSGTYYENGKPARRNNPQARDASLARQLWNRSAELVGVDAVSS, encoded by the coding sequence ATGCCGAAGACGATCATTATTACCGGCGCCAGCGACGGTATCGGCGCGGCCGGCGCCCGTCTACTGCACCAAGAGGGGCATCAAGTTGTCATCGTCGGCCGGTCGCAACAGAAGACCTCTAATGTTGCTGCGGAACTCAATGCCGATCATTTCCTCGCCGACTTCACGTCCTTGGCCGACGTCAGGAAAGTTGCTGCGGAACTCAATGCCACATACCCGCGAATCGACGTCCTGGTCAACAATGCTGGAGGCATCTTCGGCGATCGTGATAAGACTCGCGACGGCTTCGAGAAAACCCTTCAGGTCAACCACCTGGCACCGTTCCTCCTGACCAATTTGCTCATGGACAAGCTCATCTCCAGCAAGGCTTCGGTTATCCAGACCTCTAGCGTCGGAGCTCGCCTCTTCGGTAAGCTCGACATTGACGACCTCGAAACCGACAACGGTTTCACTGCTCATCGGGCATACGGTACAGCGAAGCTGGAGAACATTCTCTTTACCAAAGAAATTCACGCCCGATACGCCTCTCGCGGCGTGTCTGCAGCCGCCTTCCACCCAGGTGCTGTTGCCAGCAATTTTGCCGCTGGCAGCAAGAGTTTCATGCGCCGGATCTATGGCAATCCGCTCAGCAGGCTCTTCATGATTAGCCCCGAAAAGGGAGCCAGCCAGCTGGTGTGGTTGGCCGCAACCACACCCGGCACTGACTGGCAATCTGGCACCTACTACGAGAACGGAAAGCCCGCGCGGCGCAACAACCCGCAAGCCAGGGACGCCAGTCTCGCCCGCCAGCTCTGGAATCGCTCAGCAGAACTCGTGGGGGTAGACGCGGTAAGTTCCTGA
- a CDS encoding IS701 family transposase gives MTKRLPCPPAPGPLEAYAVRFDDLFGTLAQRRGVREYLAGLLLPRDRNKTLTCLAGAEPVAGAQHAAVQRLQFFLSESTWSQEAVNARRLELLMADPATAPHPGGVLVVDDSGDRKDGTATAHVGKQYLGSVGKIDRGVVTVTTCWADERVYYPVHASPYTPAHHFPRGKNDPGFRTKLQIAADLAAQAKAAGLVFRAVAADCACGDQDSFRSSLHDAGLPFVMALKPRHGTWAYGPDVHTPVDAARLLAWRDPEHPGDWSRIERTFRDGHTATWWAAEARLGWWGPDGNVRLVVATADPATLPAKATWYLATDLPRPGSPRVTESPYPPAALAEIVRIYGLRHWVEQSYKQVKDELGWADFQVRSDAAIRRHQTLVNCAFSFCWNTWFAPPPPVQADQPSGPDALPGPLERGRTGVPPAPAGLLAPGTAGRPWLADALGHAATLLAGMVDEAPAHSTPGTDQHRRQRQTS, from the coding sequence ATGACGAAGCGGCTGCCGTGTCCACCCGCACCAGGTCCGCTGGAAGCGTACGCTGTCCGGTTTGATGATCTCTTCGGGACGCTGGCCCAGCGGCGGGGGGTTCGTGAGTACCTGGCCGGGCTGCTGCTGCCCCGCGATCGTAACAAGACGCTGACCTGTCTGGCCGGCGCTGAACCGGTGGCCGGTGCCCAGCATGCAGCGGTGCAGCGGCTGCAGTTCTTCCTGTCCGAGTCGACCTGGAGCCAGGAAGCGGTCAACGCCCGCCGCCTGGAACTGCTCATGGCTGACCCGGCCACCGCCCCGCACCCGGGCGGGGTACTGGTGGTCGATGACTCCGGCGACCGCAAGGACGGGACAGCGACCGCACACGTGGGCAAGCAGTATCTCGGCTCGGTCGGGAAGATCGACCGCGGTGTGGTCACCGTGACCACCTGCTGGGCGGACGAGCGCGTCTACTACCCGGTGCACGCCAGCCCCTATACCCCGGCCCATCACTTCCCCCGCGGTAAGAACGACCCGGGCTTCCGCACCAAACTGCAGATCGCGGCCGACCTGGCCGCTCAGGCCAAGGCGGCCGGGCTGGTCTTCCGCGCGGTGGCCGCCGACTGCGCCTGCGGCGACCAGGACAGCTTCCGCTCAAGCCTGCACGACGCGGGCCTGCCGTTCGTGATGGCGCTCAAGCCCCGGCACGGCACCTGGGCCTACGGCCCCGACGTCCACACACCCGTCGACGCCGCCCGCCTCCTGGCCTGGCGGGACCCCGAACATCCCGGGGACTGGTCGCGCATCGAGCGCACGTTCCGCGACGGGCACACCGCCACGTGGTGGGCCGCCGAGGCCCGGCTGGGCTGGTGGGGCCCGGACGGGAACGTCCGCCTGGTGGTGGCCACCGCCGACCCGGCCACCCTGCCGGCGAAGGCGACCTGGTACCTGGCCACCGACCTGCCCCGCCCGGGCTCCCCACGCGTCACCGAATCGCCCTACCCGCCCGCCGCCCTCGCCGAAATCGTGCGGATCTACGGGCTGCGGCACTGGGTCGAACAGAGCTACAAACAGGTCAAGGACGAACTCGGCTGGGCCGACTTCCAGGTCCGCTCCGATGCCGCCATCCGGCGCCACCAGACCCTCGTGAACTGCGCTTTCAGCTTCTGCTGGAACACCTGGTTCGCTCCGCCCCCGCCCGTTCAAGCCGATCAGCCATCCGGGCCTGACGCACTGCCAGGCCCGTTAGAGAGGGGGAGAACCGGGGTCCCACCAGCCCCAGCCGGCCTGCTGGCCCCAGGCACTGCGGGCCGTCCGTGGCTGGCTGACGCCCTGGGCCACGCTGCAACGCTACTGGCGGGCATGGTCGACGAAGCCCCCGCCCACAGCACTCCAGGAACTGATCAACACCGTCGGCAGCGGCAGACCTCTTGA
- a CDS encoding SDR family NAD(P)-dependent oxidoreductase, whose amino-acid sequence MTSIAVIGASTELGLAIARHFGARGFDVALIDSDRYQLDDLVIELTREGMAAAAFPADVRDGVGLTQALKSAATSLGGIDVLEYSVSDAHVSPLPSEIYESHVHHQMGMQLYGAIAATKVVLPAMRAAKTGTLLYTTGMGTDRLATPAAADVSAAAAALRNWVLGLHQELTGTGVYAGHVALDVNIGQSTFYGQPRATPDQISPIYWDLHTERDTAERIFTG is encoded by the coding sequence GTGACGAGCATTGCCGTCATCGGAGCCAGCACCGAACTTGGCTTGGCTATCGCTCGCCACTTCGGAGCCCGCGGCTTCGACGTGGCCTTGATCGACTCTGATCGTTACCAGCTCGACGATCTTGTCATCGAACTCACTCGCGAGGGCATGGCCGCCGCTGCGTTTCCCGCAGATGTGCGCGATGGTGTTGGACTCACCCAAGCCCTCAAGAGCGCTGCCACAAGTCTGGGCGGCATCGACGTCCTGGAGTATTCCGTATCGGACGCACACGTCTCGCCGTTGCCTTCAGAAATATACGAGTCCCACGTGCACCACCAGATGGGAATGCAGCTCTACGGGGCCATCGCCGCCACCAAGGTGGTGCTGCCCGCAATGCGCGCGGCGAAGACGGGGACCCTGCTCTACACCACTGGAATGGGTACCGATCGCCTCGCGACTCCGGCCGCCGCCGACGTCAGCGCCGCGGCAGCCGCGTTGAGAAACTGGGTGCTGGGCCTGCATCAGGAGCTTACAGGCACAGGGGTTTACGCTGGCCACGTTGCCCTGGATGTAAATATAGGCCAGTCGACCTTCTACGGCCAGCCACGAGCTACGCCCGATCAGATCTCTCCCATTTATTGGGACCTGCACACCGAGCGGGACACTGCGGAGCGGATATTCACGGGATGA
- a CDS encoding SDR family NAD(P)-dependent oxidoreductase has product MKQLEGKVAVVTGGSLGIGLASARRFGEEGAHVYLMGRRQAELDAAVTSIGPSATGVCGDVAEPSDLDRLYNRISTDGRCVDVLFANAGVGEASPLADVTERHLNLLLDVNVKGTVYTVQKALPLLSEGASIILSASIWTVEGPEGFGIYSATKAVARSFARTWANELRDRGIRVNAISPGTIDTPGLDGAIGGGDTDQGRQVKSFLISRIPLGRIGVPEDVADVALFLASTQSRFITGSEIFVDGGTVQV; this is encoded by the coding sequence ATGAAGCAACTCGAGGGCAAAGTAGCGGTCGTGACCGGCGGCTCGCTGGGGATCGGGCTGGCCAGTGCCCGCCGGTTCGGTGAGGAAGGCGCCCACGTCTATCTGATGGGACGGCGGCAAGCGGAGCTCGACGCGGCGGTCACCTCCATCGGGCCGAGTGCGACTGGTGTCTGTGGCGATGTCGCCGAGCCGTCCGATCTCGACCGTCTCTACAACCGAATCTCGACGGACGGACGCTGCGTGGACGTTCTCTTCGCAAACGCCGGAGTTGGGGAAGCGTCTCCTCTTGCGGACGTCACAGAGAGGCACCTGAACCTGCTCCTCGACGTGAACGTAAAGGGCACCGTGTACACAGTGCAGAAGGCACTGCCTCTGCTCAGTGAGGGCGCGTCCATCATCCTGTCGGCCTCGATCTGGACTGTGGAGGGGCCTGAGGGATTCGGAATTTACTCAGCCACGAAGGCGGTTGCGCGATCTTTCGCTCGCACCTGGGCAAACGAGCTCAGGGATCGGGGAATCCGGGTCAACGCCATCAGTCCGGGGACGATCGACACCCCTGGGCTCGACGGAGCGATCGGCGGTGGCGATACAGATCAGGGCCGACAGGTGAAGAGTTTTCTCATTTCCCGGATTCCCCTCGGCCGGATCGGTGTTCCTGAGGACGTGGCCGATGTAGCTCTCTTTCTCGCGTCCACTCAGAGCCGCTTCATCACTGGCTCTGAGATCTTCGTCGATGGTGGCACCGTTCAGGTCTGA